From a region of the Rathayibacter sp. VKM Ac-2804 genome:
- a CDS encoding zinc-dependent alcohol dehydrogenase family protein yields MRATIIHGERDVRLEEVPDPVLSTGRDAIVRVTAACVCGSDLWPYRGVTPTKEAHRIGHEFVGVVEEIGDDVHDIAVGDFVIAPFYVCDGTCANCANGVSTSCLTGGWWGAEVGEQGFADGAQGEKVRVPLADGTLFPVGTDVDPTLIPSLLTLADVMGTGHHAAVSAGVTAGSTVAVVGDGAVGLCAVLAAKRLGATTIIAMSRHESRQALATRFGATHIVDTRGDEGVARVRELTDGIGADCVLECVGTKESMQQALDSARPGGMVGYVGVPNGGPELPVRQMFGSNVGVNGGVAPVRGYMAELLPDVLSGAIEPGLVFDLELPLEEIAEAYAAMDERRAIKTLVRP; encoded by the coding sequence ATGCGAGCAACGATCATCCACGGCGAGCGCGACGTCCGACTCGAGGAGGTGCCCGACCCCGTGCTGTCCACCGGTCGCGACGCGATCGTCCGCGTCACCGCCGCGTGCGTCTGCGGCTCCGACCTCTGGCCCTACCGCGGCGTCACCCCGACGAAGGAGGCGCACCGCATCGGCCACGAGTTCGTCGGCGTCGTCGAGGAGATCGGCGACGACGTGCACGACATCGCGGTCGGCGACTTCGTCATCGCCCCCTTCTACGTCTGCGACGGCACCTGCGCGAACTGCGCGAACGGCGTCTCGACCTCCTGCCTCACCGGCGGCTGGTGGGGCGCCGAGGTCGGCGAGCAGGGCTTCGCCGACGGCGCGCAGGGCGAGAAGGTCCGCGTCCCGCTCGCGGACGGCACGCTCTTCCCGGTCGGCACCGACGTCGACCCGACGCTCATCCCGAGCCTGCTCACCCTCGCCGACGTGATGGGCACCGGCCACCACGCCGCCGTCTCGGCCGGGGTCACCGCGGGCTCCACCGTCGCGGTCGTCGGCGACGGCGCGGTCGGCCTCTGCGCCGTGCTGGCGGCCAAGCGCCTCGGCGCGACGACGATCATCGCGATGTCCCGGCACGAGTCCCGCCAGGCGCTCGCCACCCGCTTCGGCGCGACCCACATCGTCGACACCCGCGGGGACGAGGGCGTCGCCCGGGTCCGCGAGCTCACCGACGGCATCGGCGCCGACTGCGTCCTCGAGTGCGTCGGCACCAAGGAGTCGATGCAGCAGGCCCTCGACTCGGCCCGCCCCGGCGGCATGGTCGGCTACGTCGGCGTCCCCAACGGCGGCCCCGAGCTGCCCGTGCGCCAGATGTTCGGCTCCAACGTCGGCGTCAACGGAGGCGTCGCGCCGGTCCGCGGCTACATGGCGGAGCTGCTGCCCGACGTGCTGAGCGGCGCGATCGAGCCGGGCCTCGTCTTCGACCTGGAGCTGCCGCTCGAGGAGATCGCGGAGGCGTACGCCGCGATGGACGAGCGCCGCGCGATCAAGACGCTGGTCCGCCCGTAG
- a CDS encoding alpha/beta hydrolase, which produces MTASPRGAATAPLFHPDLAIGRLLPPIVLGPRLLRLATRRQATGGEAPPDLVVEDLEIPGPDGHPVPARSYRPRTLRGAAPALVWVHGGGMVLGSRFDDEASNIAFARTLGITVLSVGYRLAPAHPAPAALEDVLAAFHWLAAHADERGIDPARIALGGASAGAGLAAGATLLAHDRGGAQPAFQLLVYPMLDDRTVTRPGPAPRGVRVWTPGSNRFGWTSYLGGEPGGPDVSPYAAPARRDDLSGLPPAWIGVGTLDLFHDEDVRYAERLRAAGVPCELEIVEGAFHGFDALFSRTGVAKRFWAAKAAALQAALSV; this is translated from the coding sequence ATGACCGCGTCACCGCGCGGCGCCGCGACGGCGCCCCTCTTCCATCCGGACCTCGCGATCGGCCGCCTCCTCCCGCCGATCGTCCTCGGCCCGCGCCTGCTCCGCCTCGCCACCCGCCGCCAGGCCACCGGCGGGGAGGCACCGCCCGACCTCGTGGTCGAGGACCTCGAGATCCCGGGACCGGACGGCCACCCGGTCCCGGCCCGCAGCTACCGCCCGCGCACCCTCCGCGGTGCCGCACCCGCGCTGGTCTGGGTGCACGGCGGCGGCATGGTGCTCGGCAGCCGCTTCGACGACGAGGCGTCGAACATCGCCTTCGCCCGGACCCTCGGCATCACGGTCCTCTCGGTCGGCTACCGGCTCGCACCCGCCCACCCGGCGCCCGCCGCCCTCGAGGACGTGCTGGCCGCGTTCCACTGGCTCGCGGCGCACGCCGACGAGCGCGGCATCGACCCCGCGCGGATCGCGCTCGGCGGCGCGAGCGCGGGCGCCGGCCTGGCCGCGGGGGCGACCCTCCTCGCCCACGACCGCGGGGGAGCGCAGCCCGCCTTCCAGCTGCTGGTCTACCCGATGCTCGACGACCGCACCGTCACCCGCCCGGGCCCCGCGCCGCGCGGCGTCCGCGTGTGGACGCCGGGCAGCAACCGCTTCGGCTGGACGTCCTACCTCGGCGGCGAGCCCGGCGGCCCCGACGTCTCGCCCTACGCCGCGCCCGCCCGCCGCGACGACCTCTCGGGCCTTCCGCCCGCCTGGATCGGCGTCGGCACGCTCGATCTCTTCCACGACGAGGACGTCCGCTACGCCGAGCGGCTCCGCGCGGCCGGAGTTCCGTGCGAGCTCGAGATCGTCGAGGGCGCCTTCCACGGCTTCGACGCGCTCTTCTCCCGCACCGGGGTGGCGAAGCGCTTCTGGGCGGCGAAGGCGGCGGCCCTCCAGGCGGCCCTCTCGGTGTGA
- the nadE gene encoding ammonia-dependent NAD(+) synthetase, which yields MRDVQQRIISELHVSPTVDPAAEVERRSGFLADYLRHTGAKGLVLGISGGQDSSLAGRLCQLAVEQVRADGGDASFIAVRLPYRVQADEEDAQLALTFIRPDRQVTFDIHAGVDGIASAFGDAVGEPISDFVKGNVKARARMVAQYAIAGQAGMLVVGTDHAAEAVTGFFTKFGDGGADVLPLTGLTKRQGRSLLEHLDAPARLYQKAPTADLLDENPGQTDESNLGLVYADLDEYLEGGDVATEVAEAIEARYQATEHKRQVPLSMFDDWWRASAVYTPGNH from the coding sequence GTGCGCGATGTCCAGCAGCGAATCATCTCCGAGCTCCACGTCTCCCCCACCGTCGACCCGGCCGCCGAGGTCGAGCGGCGCAGCGGCTTCCTCGCCGACTACCTCCGGCACACCGGGGCCAAGGGCCTCGTGCTCGGCATCAGCGGCGGGCAGGACTCGAGCCTGGCCGGGCGGCTCTGCCAGCTCGCGGTCGAGCAGGTGCGCGCGGACGGCGGCGACGCCTCCTTCATCGCGGTGCGGCTGCCCTACAGGGTGCAGGCGGACGAGGAGGACGCGCAGCTCGCGCTGACCTTCATCCGGCCCGACCGCCAGGTCACCTTCGACATCCACGCCGGCGTCGACGGCATCGCCTCGGCGTTCGGCGATGCGGTCGGCGAGCCGATCTCGGACTTCGTCAAGGGCAACGTCAAGGCGCGCGCCCGGATGGTCGCGCAGTACGCGATCGCCGGCCAGGCGGGCATGCTCGTCGTCGGAACGGACCACGCGGCGGAGGCGGTGACCGGCTTCTTCACCAAGTTCGGCGACGGCGGTGCCGACGTCCTCCCGCTCACCGGCCTGACGAAGCGCCAGGGCCGCTCGCTCCTCGAGCACCTCGATGCCCCGGCCCGGCTCTACCAGAAGGCGCCGACGGCCGACCTGCTCGACGAGAACCCCGGCCAGACGGACGAGTCGAACCTCGGCCTCGTCTACGCCGACCTGGACGAGTACCTCGAGGGCGGCGACGTCGCGACCGAGGTCGCCGAGGCGATCGAGGCCCGGTACCAGGCGACCGAGCACAAGCGCCAGGTGCCGCTGTCGATGTTCGACGACTGGTGGCGCGCCTCCGCCGTGTACACGCCCGGCAACCACTGA
- a CDS encoding UPF0758 domain-containing protein → MDHSTRLPGARMADLAPEERPRERLRARGPEALTDAETLAVLIGSGVRGANATVVAQRLLARFGGIDAVSRAGVADLVRLRGVGEVAACRIVASFELRRRMNRAGRAARVVDAAGLAELVTPLLAARPTETVLAVALTAAGAVRDVIALADGPPAHADLPVSEILAEVLARGAAAVSLAHSHAGAAEVLPSDRAVTRSLVEACAACGLRFVAHVVVGADGWREAPP, encoded by the coding sequence ATGGACCACTCGACCCGCCTCCCCGGCGCGCGCATGGCCGACCTCGCGCCCGAGGAGCGGCCGCGCGAGCGGCTCCGCGCCCGCGGTCCGGAGGCGCTGACCGACGCGGAGACGCTGGCCGTGCTGATCGGCAGCGGGGTCCGCGGGGCGAACGCCACCGTCGTCGCGCAGCGCCTGCTCGCACGCTTCGGCGGCATCGACGCGGTATCGCGGGCGGGCGTCGCCGACCTGGTCCGCCTGCGCGGCGTCGGCGAGGTCGCGGCCTGCCGCATCGTCGCGTCCTTCGAGCTGCGGCGGAGGATGAACCGCGCCGGGCGGGCCGCGCGCGTCGTCGACGCGGCCGGCCTCGCTGAGCTGGTGACGCCGCTGCTCGCCGCACGGCCGACGGAGACCGTGCTCGCGGTCGCCCTGACCGCCGCGGGCGCCGTGCGCGACGTCATCGCGCTCGCGGACGGCCCGCCCGCCCACGCCGACCTGCCGGTGTCCGAGATCCTCGCCGAGGTGCTGGCGCGGGGTGCGGCCGCGGTCAGCCTCGCCCACAGCCACGCGGGTGCGGCGGAGGTCCTCCCCTCCGACCGCGCCGTGACGCGGTCGCTCGTCGAGGCGTGCGCGGCCTGCGGGCTGCGCTTCGTCGCGCACGTCGTCGTCGGCGCCGACGGCTGGCGGGAGGCACCGCCGTAG
- a CDS encoding AAA family ATPase → MQAGRTPQQDESSALAQYGVDLTAIAASGKLDPVIGRDAEIRRVSQVLTRRTKNNPVLIGEPGVGKTAVVEGLAQRIVAGDVADSLKGKRLVSLDLSALIAGAKYRGEFEERLKAVLAEINDSGGRIITFIDELHTLMGAGGGEGSVAAANMLKPMLARGELRMIGATTLDEYRQYIEKDAALERRFQQVFVGEPTVEDTVAILRGLKERYEAHHKVAIADSALIAAASLSNRYITARQLPDKAIDLIDEAASRLRMEIDSAPVEIDELRRSVDRLKLEELALKKEKDEASKARLEKLREDLARRGAHLAELQQRWERERASLNRIGDLKNRLDALRIAAERAQREGNLERASRLLYGDIPAAESELAAAEQEEQPAEGRMVNEQVTSDDIAAVIAAWTGIPVGRLMQGETEKLLHLETELHRRLIGQNEAVSAVAGAVRRTRAGVSDPDRPTGSFLFLGPTGVGKTELAKALADHLFDDEKAMVRIDMSEYGEKFAVSRLVGAPPGYIGYEQGGQLTEAVRRRPYSVVLLDEIEKAHPEVFDVLLQVLDDGRLTDGQGRTVDFRNTILILTSNLGSQFLIDQSLSRPQKVEAVQQMVRQAFKPEFVNRLDDIVVFEALDRTELGEIVSLYVDRLSRRLAERRLDLAVTPAARGWLAERGYDPQYGARPLRRLMQQEIDDRLATALLDGSIRDGDVVLVDAGPDGLQVSAGLTTP, encoded by the coding sequence ATGCAGGCCGGTCGGACACCCCAGCAGGACGAGTCGTCCGCTCTCGCGCAGTACGGCGTCGACCTGACCGCGATCGCGGCGAGCGGCAAGCTCGACCCGGTCATCGGACGGGACGCCGAGATCCGTCGCGTGAGCCAGGTGCTCACGCGCCGCACCAAGAACAACCCCGTGCTCATCGGCGAGCCCGGCGTCGGCAAGACGGCGGTCGTCGAGGGGCTCGCGCAGCGGATCGTCGCGGGCGACGTCGCTGACAGCCTCAAGGGCAAGCGGCTCGTCAGCCTCGACCTCTCCGCGCTGATCGCGGGTGCGAAGTACCGCGGCGAGTTCGAGGAGCGGCTGAAGGCCGTCCTCGCCGAGATCAACGACTCCGGCGGCCGCATCATCACCTTCATCGACGAGCTGCACACCCTGATGGGCGCGGGCGGCGGCGAGGGCTCGGTGGCCGCCGCGAACATGCTGAAGCCCATGCTCGCCCGCGGCGAGCTGCGGATGATCGGCGCCACGACGCTCGACGAGTACCGCCAGTACATCGAGAAGGACGCGGCCCTCGAGCGCCGCTTCCAGCAGGTCTTCGTCGGCGAGCCGACCGTCGAGGACACGGTCGCGATCCTCCGCGGCCTCAAGGAGCGCTACGAGGCGCACCACAAGGTCGCCATCGCCGACTCCGCGCTGATCGCCGCCGCCTCGCTGTCCAACCGCTACATCACCGCCCGTCAGCTGCCCGACAAGGCCATCGACCTCATCGACGAGGCCGCCTCGCGCCTGCGGATGGAGATCGACTCCGCGCCGGTCGAGATCGACGAGCTGCGCCGCTCCGTCGACCGGCTGAAGCTCGAGGAGCTCGCGCTGAAGAAGGAGAAGGACGAGGCCTCGAAGGCGCGGCTGGAGAAGCTGCGCGAGGACCTCGCCCGCCGTGGTGCGCACCTCGCCGAGCTGCAGCAGCGCTGGGAGCGCGAGCGCGCCTCCCTCAACCGCATCGGCGATCTCAAGAACCGGCTCGACGCCCTGCGGATCGCGGCCGAGCGGGCCCAGCGCGAGGGCAACCTCGAGCGCGCCTCGCGCCTGCTCTACGGCGACATCCCGGCGGCCGAGAGCGAGCTCGCGGCGGCCGAGCAGGAGGAGCAGCCGGCCGAGGGCCGCATGGTCAACGAGCAGGTCACCTCGGACGACATCGCCGCGGTCATCGCCGCCTGGACGGGCATCCCCGTCGGCCGGCTGATGCAGGGCGAGACGGAGAAGCTGCTGCACCTCGAGACCGAGCTGCACCGGCGCCTGATCGGCCAGAACGAGGCCGTCTCGGCCGTCGCCGGCGCCGTCCGCCGCACCCGCGCGGGCGTCTCCGACCCCGACCGGCCCACCGGCTCCTTCCTCTTCCTCGGCCCGACCGGCGTCGGCAAGACCGAGCTCGCGAAGGCGCTGGCCGATCACCTCTTCGACGACGAGAAGGCGATGGTCCGCATCGACATGTCGGAGTACGGCGAGAAGTTCGCCGTCTCGCGGCTCGTCGGCGCCCCTCCCGGCTACATCGGCTACGAGCAGGGCGGCCAGCTGACCGAGGCCGTGCGCCGCCGGCCGTACTCGGTCGTGCTGCTGGACGAGATCGAGAAGGCGCACCCCGAGGTCTTCGACGTGCTGCTGCAGGTGCTCGACGACGGTCGGCTCACCGACGGCCAGGGCCGGACGGTCGACTTCCGCAACACGATCCTCATCCTCACCTCGAACCTCGGCTCGCAGTTCCTGATCGACCAGTCGCTGTCCCGCCCGCAGAAGGTGGAGGCCGTGCAGCAGATGGTGCGGCAGGCCTTCAAGCCCGAGTTCGTGAACCGGCTCGACGACATCGTCGTGTTCGAGGCGCTCGACCGCACCGAGCTCGGCGAGATCGTCTCGCTCTACGTCGACCGGCTCTCGCGCCGGCTGGCGGAGCGGCGCCTCGACCTCGCGGTCACGCCCGCCGCCCGCGGCTGGCTGGCCGAGCGCGGCTACGACCCGCAGTACGGCGCCCGCCCGCTGCGCCGCCTCATGCAGCAGGAGATCGACGACCGGCTGGCGACGGCCCTCCTCGACGGCTCCATCCGCGACGGCGACGTCGTGCTCGTCGACGCGGGCCCGGACGGCCTCCAGGTCTCCGCGGGCCTGACGACGCCGTAG
- the acs gene encoding acetate--CoA ligase: protein MSETIANLLEESRRFPAPEAFAAQANVGPDEHARAAADPVAFWEEAARRLDWVEPWHTAHRWEPAVPQEDGTLSVPRATWFEGGTLNVAVNCVDRHVDAGRGDKTALHFEGERGDRRSISYAELQRDVARAAHALTALGIGKGDRVVVYLPVIPETVVITLAIARIGAIHSLVFGGFSAEAVRFRVEDTGAKLLVTTDGQFRRGKAVAVKANADHAVAGVESIEHVLVVRRTGDETPDLPWTEGRDVWWHDVVDPQPDVHEAEAFDAETPLFIIYTSGTTGKPKGLVHTSGGYLTQASWTHWAVFDAKPDDVHWCTADLAWVTAHTYEIYGPLSNGITQVIYEGTPSTPHTARHFEIIERYGVTVYYTAPTLIRTLMTWFPEGVPSEYDLSSLRLLGTVGESINPEAWVWFHERIGGGRCPIVDTWWQSETGAAVMCPLPGVSTLKPGSSLGALPGLGALVVDEAGERVPNGSGGYLVVDRTGPALARTVWGNPERYRDSYWARYADRGYFFSGDGAKYDADGDIWVLGRVDDVINVSGHRLSTIEIESALVAHPAVGEAGVVGVEDATTGQAIAAFVIPSDEGIDRAEEDPAYWTALEADLSQLLREHVATAIGPIAKPRDVVVVPDLPKTRSGKIMRRLLGDIRDGRALGDVTSLQDDTVPERIARIVAARG, encoded by the coding sequence ATGAGCGAGACGATCGCCAACCTGCTCGAGGAGTCCCGCCGCTTCCCGGCGCCCGAGGCGTTCGCGGCGCAGGCGAACGTCGGCCCGGACGAGCACGCGCGCGCCGCCGCCGACCCCGTGGCGTTCTGGGAGGAGGCCGCCCGGCGCCTCGACTGGGTCGAGCCCTGGCACACCGCCCACCGCTGGGAGCCGGCCGTCCCGCAGGAGGACGGCACGCTGTCGGTCCCGCGCGCGACCTGGTTCGAGGGCGGCACGCTCAACGTCGCCGTCAACTGCGTCGATCGGCACGTCGATGCGGGCCGCGGCGACAAGACCGCCCTGCACTTCGAGGGCGAGCGCGGTGACCGGCGCTCGATCAGCTACGCCGAGCTGCAGCGCGATGTCGCCCGCGCCGCGCACGCTCTCACCGCGCTCGGCATCGGGAAGGGCGATCGCGTCGTCGTCTACCTGCCGGTGATCCCCGAGACCGTCGTCATCACCCTCGCCATCGCGCGGATCGGCGCGATCCACTCCCTCGTCTTCGGCGGCTTCTCCGCGGAGGCGGTGCGGTTCCGCGTCGAGGACACCGGAGCGAAGCTGCTCGTCACCACCGACGGCCAGTTCCGGCGCGGGAAGGCCGTCGCCGTGAAGGCGAACGCGGACCACGCCGTCGCCGGCGTCGAGTCGATCGAGCATGTGCTCGTCGTCCGCCGCACCGGCGACGAGACGCCGGACCTCCCGTGGACCGAGGGCCGCGACGTCTGGTGGCACGACGTGGTGGACCCGCAGCCCGACGTGCACGAGGCCGAGGCCTTCGACGCCGAGACGCCGCTGTTCATCATCTACACCTCGGGCACGACCGGGAAGCCGAAGGGCCTCGTGCACACCAGCGGCGGGTACCTCACCCAGGCCTCCTGGACGCACTGGGCCGTCTTCGACGCGAAGCCGGACGACGTGCACTGGTGCACCGCCGACCTGGCGTGGGTGACGGCGCACACCTACGAGATCTACGGGCCGCTCTCGAACGGAATCACCCAGGTGATCTACGAGGGCACACCGAGCACCCCGCACACCGCGCGGCACTTCGAGATCATCGAGCGCTACGGCGTCACCGTCTACTACACGGCGCCGACCCTGATCCGGACGCTGATGACCTGGTTCCCGGAGGGCGTGCCGTCCGAGTACGACCTCTCCAGCCTCCGGCTGCTCGGCACGGTCGGCGAGTCGATCAACCCCGAGGCCTGGGTCTGGTTCCACGAGCGGATCGGCGGCGGGCGCTGCCCGATCGTCGACACCTGGTGGCAGTCCGAGACGGGCGCGGCCGTGATGTGCCCGCTGCCCGGCGTCTCGACGCTGAAGCCCGGCTCCTCGCTCGGCGCCCTGCCCGGCCTCGGCGCCCTCGTCGTGGACGAGGCCGGCGAGCGGGTGCCGAACGGCTCCGGCGGCTACCTCGTGGTGGACCGCACCGGCCCGGCCCTCGCGCGGACGGTCTGGGGGAACCCGGAGCGGTACCGCGACTCCTACTGGGCCCGCTACGCCGACCGCGGCTACTTCTTCTCCGGTGACGGCGCGAAGTACGACGCCGACGGCGACATCTGGGTGCTCGGCCGGGTCGACGACGTCATCAACGTCTCGGGGCACCGGCTCTCGACCATCGAGATCGAGTCGGCGCTCGTCGCGCACCCGGCGGTGGGCGAGGCCGGGGTGGTGGGCGTCGAGGACGCGACGACCGGGCAGGCGATCGCGGCGTTCGTGATCCCCTCCGACGAGGGGATCGACCGCGCCGAGGAGGATCCCGCCTACTGGACGGCGCTCGAGGCCGATCTGTCGCAGCTGCTGCGCGAGCACGTGGCGACGGCGATCGGGCCGATCGCGAAGCCGCGCGACGTGGTCGTCGTGCCGGATCTGCCCAAGACCCGCTCGGGCAAGATCATGCGCCGCCTGCTCGGCGACATCCGCGACGGCCGCGCCCTCGGCGACGTCACGAGCCTCCAGGACGACACCGTCCCGGAGCGGATCGCCCGCATCGTCGCCGCGCGCGGCTGA